From the Lycorma delicatula isolate Av1 chromosome 4, ASM4794821v1, whole genome shotgun sequence genome, the window taaataaatttatttatttctagtagTGAAAGTCATTTGATTCAGTATATTGAAAGATATTTCTAGATAgtgtatcttaataaaaaataaaatattcacactACCCATCTTGTTATGACCTagctgaataaattttgaaatttgtattgtACCTACTTTGTCTTTCTACATACTCAAACTTAAGACAACGCAAAAAAAAACAGGTTACTATTgcttgaaaaacacaaaaaagtgaaTTACATGCTGCTTCAAACTAttcaaaactataataaaaatttatgtaaaagctgtaaaagatttaaataaaacagatttttaaagcataaaaaaggggaaaacaactgttaaaaaagaaacaatttttaaatgtataaactatatttttaaattaataaattaatcatgaatAACATTACCTGAACAATAGCATGAAAAAAtgctaatacataaattatagttttaaattttggatgAGAACAGCTATCCAATAATTCAGGTCTCAATTTAAAGTAAGTATTTCGTAAATTCAATTGAGACCATTTGGAGGCTCAGTTAcaactataagaaaaattaatacgaaAATGTTAATTccaattacaataatcaaatgcAATAAATCAGTCAAACTATAACTgctatctataaaatatttttaacaattataaatttttaaatacacactGTCTTGTGTTTCTAATAATCTCACACAAAATCTGGCTCTAGTGTACTAATCTAAAACAGGACCCAATTCAGAACTTtggaaggtaaataaattaaaggtaaacaaagataaataaaaagttaaataactagGAGCCGTTTTTGTGGAAAACTAAAAACAAGGTAAAAtcctaatttaaagttaaaacttaGTTTAAGCTAAACCTAATTCCTAGCTTTCTATCAAGAATAAGAGATGTAGAAGTACTTGCAGTTATCAGAAGAAGTTcaggattaaatatttattaaatgtaatatttcctaCTTTTTGACAGCAATTTTATCATggacttatttattttacaataattcagtttttagaaAACCCTTCCAGGTTACACATATATTGTAACTATCAATTAACTTTCTGTTTTTTCTAACCATAATTGAGCGGTATAATTAATCTTTTCACCTTCACATAACTGTACAAGGAAGATGGCAGAGACTACTTTATTCAAGTCTCAAGTAACTAAGGTTGTTCATGAATTTCAACTATGCAGTAGtttaccattatatttttttatttatttctttgtaattatatttactagTGCATTTAAATTCCTTACcgctttcataaattaaaataaactcatGTCTAAAAGATCATCTGCTAACTAGCAACAAAGTTAGCAGACGGTaacctgtaattttaattaatgcagttTACACAAGCTGTTCAAAGAATTTCCCTTTTGTTGACCATCATTGAATGTTGGCATTTGTTCTATAACCACCGAtacttaaaaacctttttcaggtttcaaaaatatatcccCCCTAACTGAAcaagtaaaatcaaataattaagttTGTGTAAGAATTTTATGCATCTTGGTATTTCCAGCTATTTGCTTGTAATTGATCGATACCTATAATTTCTTAGCAAGAAATTTAATAGATAGTATCCTAAAATCTTTAATACaatctgtatataaatttcaACCATCCAACTGATCAGTACCAGTTTATTTCTTaaccattcatattttttttttaaatcactaccAATTTCTTATTCAGttgattttatcttgaaaatctAGTAACTCTggttgtatataaattacatatatacttcaatatcaatactttttattgataaattagcctaacattatatttttgtgaCCAATagcatatttaaacaaatttgttgtaaattagctgctaataaaacaagtTGAAGATGGTACCCTAAAACAATccaaagaaattactttttacattccAAGGAGAAAGAAGAGAAGGAAGTGATAGAGGAGTTCTCCTTCACCAGTTAACATGGAATGAACAACCAGGTGAGTTATTATCACATAAaagtcattaacaataaaatactgtaaGTCAGATGAActacatctaataaaaattttcagaaaatgagtaagagaataaataaatatagtgataaaaataaaatctttcaaagtaaatgataaaaaataatatataattacacattaCAAAGAAACCACCACAAACAGACATCAGTAGACAGAATGTTGATCAGTGATAACTAATGTTTACCTATTTTTAAGtggttatacaatttttaaatttatataactccaTAGTGTCATAGTTAGCTATcacaaaatgatataaattacataatattacatcatcatcatcatcataatatcATTACATGATATTACATCACAAATGATGTAATATCCTGAATATTACAAAGTTTTAGCAAAATTTGCCGTAGTAGCATTGTTTAATGCATTCTGTCAATGTACACAAAGTAAAAATGTGAagagtatagaaaaaaaatattgtaaatggtGTTATAATACTTACGTATTGTACAAATTACAGACTGGTTTTTTTTATTGGCAGGAAATGAATCATTTTACTAGGGTATAAAAAATCATGCAAGCAAACTAGGGTTACTGCCATGGTAAGCTGAATTTTTCTGTTCAAattcaaatgaacaaaaaaataataatttagatccTTCTTAACAGGTGTCATATaaacttatgtttaaatattaatttatttattcacacatcaatgttttcttcagtacttacatgtatatatttaagtaaattacatcTAACTGAAGTTAGAGCATAAAAGACTTTCACCAATTGCAAaactaaaatagtataaaaattaaaaaaaaaaaaaaacacaagattttgGGAATTTAATAAGGTTGAGGAGGAGAAAATCTATCCATCATTGGAACAATATCGGGAGATAAGGGTCACGCCAACTGTGACATGACattgtaaaataaaggaaaaccatatacattaaatacagaattataaGATAAATGGCTAACATCTTTTCCCTTTTCCTTAGAACCACACtaacaagttaatttttataagtaaatatgctGATAAATAGTTACCGGTAAAACAATATAACTAATTTACAGGGTAAAAACATTACTTATGGTACTATGGTTTCCACTACATCAAACAGCATCCAGAATCATATCATATCAAGAGCCATTTATAgttaatctgtatttaaaaaaattatagtagtttttccaaaaaaaaggaaaaaattgaaaatgaaataccaTATTGATAAGTCAGTTTTAAGAAAACTTACCTTTCGTTGACCTCTGAAGGACACTGATAGGAAATCACAGAGTTGGATCAGTTGTAAGCCATAACCTAAAATCAGGATGTGGTTTTGTATTTTTGTCTAATATCTTTTCTAAAGTTCGTATAAAACTGATCAGCAAATGACAGTTTTGTAACATTAACCAATTCCCACGATTTATTGCATTTACTAAAAGCGAAACTGCCGCCTAtaacaaaagaaagtaaatttatacaaatatttataagcaataatgctttttataagtaataactgCAATTTATAAGCAATCATATACTTTTAGTAGGATAAATAAGTCATATTGAAGAGAAACTGGAAAAATAAGAATTGGAAAGGAAGCAGTAGGAGAGAAGATAGCTCAAGTATTGAaggaaagaaatacataaaatattaacaaaaaacctgACCACAACAAAAAGTACATTAGTTTACAAGAATTTATATCAGGTGCCCCAAAAAAAGTAAACACTATTTTACAGCTAATAACTATCATCTTGATTTCAGGTGTGATTAAATAATGACTGAATCAAGGCTAAGCTTTGAGGAAAGAAAATTTATCCTTAAGGCTTACTGGTAGATAGAGAACATAGTTGCACTACAGAGAGAGTATAGAAATCAGTTTCAACAAGATGCTCCAATGAGATCCACTGCCTGTAACTGGGATAACTTTGAAACAGAAGGAACTACTAACGATGCTCACAAGAAGCATTCCTTAACTCTGGCTCCTTAATTCAGTGAATGAGGATAATCCTTGTTTGACAGTGGAACACCATGTGAAAATTAAATCAACAGAGACAAGCGAAAAATTAAGTGGAGagtgaatgtataaaattaaataaagattccaaaataatttaaaattacttttggcGGTATACTTCATTAAATTACATCTCAGAAATTTTACCAAACAGTTTAATCTAGTGCTTGGTAAAGTACAAAATTAGCTTTTCTATCTCTTTAGCTTTTCTTCAACTCACTGtaatctagtattaaaaatagtaagcAGGAATCAAACATCTATTCTGTATAACCAAATTCCTTTTAGATCCTGTAGCAATTCTAGTaaactaaattcaaaaataatcattttaatgcaATAAGCCTGCATCTTATCAGTATAGAACTCTATCATACCTGAGcttgaattaaattcaaataaaaaagataacaataaacatacagaatgttttataataatattgtaaaataggaATATATGAACATAGTTCATATTCTCATTTTACACATGAAAACACAACATCATACACATACTTATTGTTTAAcctactatttatttatcttaaatatagttctaatttatttgaatatgctTATATGTAAAGCCAAAATTTTGTCTGTTTGTTCTCGCACCATTTGAGAACAgatataagttatgaatttttcatcctcaaaggtgtgtgtacttcagttaccataattactaataatctgccttttgtaaataagtttctttttcaggtttctatgcctgaatactttaattgttatttatcagtattattctcacaaccatgatgaTAATGAACACTGCagggtccagggggcagagccctctgggtagatgggaatgacCAGCAAAGCAAGCTCTGTGGCAGGCCCTGTGGCCCTGGGAAGCTCCTGGGTCAGCTTTGGGGTTTGTCTGAGCTAATCTGGGCCCTGTAGTCCAGGGGGTAGAGCCCCAATAggctagtaataatatattttaacataattcttcttCTTCAATCTTTGCTAagcatgaagaattttatttcttaaacaaattttttttgtttgaaaaagattGTTAAGgagttttaatatcttttacaatgttctaagtaacatttatttcaatagacagtatttgtaacatttgttttcatttttgtgaaaactaattcatagtaatattattatataaacatacatcACAGTATCTGTAATATACCTTACCTTATCTTGTCCTTGACCTAAAGAAAGGTACTTAAATTTTGGTCCAGCTCCCCATCGATCAGCTAGTTTCATTAGTTCACTAGTTGGATCTGACCCTggacttaaaatgaaaattactgggGTGCCAGGAGAACTTTGATCATATATCATGTCgaaactggaaaaataaatagcttatcagtaaagaatttaataagaatattgaTGTTCATATAAAAtgacaagataaaaatattaaatgaatggtataaaatacttataaaaataaaggtatgtacaataaaaccataaaatgatCACTGCATCAGCTGAAAATCTGCTCTCAATGAAAAGATCCAACCAAGTGTACAATATAAATACCTTTGAACACTTTCTGTTTGGATGTATGCCGTGACAAACATCCAACCAAATCTATCATCTCATACTTAGAAGTATGAAATCCAGATTCCTAAGTAATGGAATAGTTTGTACCACACTTCAACCAGCATGTCTAGAGCAATGGAAGCGACAGCTACTTCTACTACTCTTttgactaaatttaatttcatctttggCACTTCTAGTGACAGAAACCAATTTCCTAAATCTAGccaaagtaacattaaaaatcttattgtgAAAGTTTATAATCgtgatatacaaaataatatcccATCCTTCACATTTTATGATAGgaatatttctttagtttaaggttcttttttttatctactcgAGTGGTATGCATTAGATAATGGCAGGCAATCTGATTTGCAAGTTTCAATGGTTTAATgattttaagctaaatttttttttatgattaaaatataattataaa encodes:
- the LOC142323216 gene encoding dynein axonemal heavy chain 10-like, whose product is MIYDQSSPGTPVIFILSPGSDPTSELMKLADRWGAGPKFKYLSLGQGQDKAAVSLLVNAINRGNWLMLQNCHLLISFIRTLEKILDKNTKPHPDFRLWLTTDPTL